In the genome of Candidatus Saccharibacteria bacterium, one region contains:
- a CDS encoding cation-translocating P-type ATPase C-terminal domain-containing protein, with translation MPVPVLAVQILWINLVTDTAMVIPLGLEPGESDVMRRKPRKPNKPILGKVVISRMIFIAAVMATVTLSLFHYFNQFMSEDYARTIAFSALVVMQWADAFNGRSLWQSIFIRIKTMNKAFYVGLTIAVVTQMLALFGPLQGVLSLEPISVQHFLITTVIAMAPIIAAGELHKFFIIKKIDPDFR, from the coding sequence ATGCCGGTTCCAGTACTAGCGGTTCAGATTTTGTGGATTAACCTGGTTACCGATACTGCTATGGTTATCCCGTTAGGTTTGGAGCCGGGCGAAAGCGATGTTATGCGCCGTAAACCGCGCAAGCCTAACAAGCCGATTCTTGGTAAGGTCGTGATAAGCCGGATGATTTTTATTGCCGCCGTTATGGCAACCGTAACCCTAAGCTTGTTCCATTACTTCAACCAGTTTATGAGCGAAGATTATGCCCGAACTATCGCTTTCAGTGCGCTTGTAGTGATGCAATGGGCTGATGCGTTTAACGGCCGAAGCTTGTGGCAATCCATATTTATCCGTATCAAGACTATGAACAAAGCTTTCTACGTTGGGTTGACTATTGCGGTAGTTACACAGATGCTGGCTTTGTTCGGGCCGCTTCAGGGGGTATTGTCGCTTGAACCAATTTCAGTTCAGCACTTCTTGATCACGACGGTTATCGCGATGGCTCCGATTATCGCTGCTGGTGAATTACACAAGTTCTTTATTATTAAAAAGATAGACCCAGATTTCCGTTAA
- a CDS encoding cation:proton antiporter produces the protein MQEFIPFFIILLIAVVFSWAFARARIPWVVSLIVGGIIAGPNGFGWFSGNETIDFLATIGLVFLMFMAGLEAKLSELKDIKADIAIIGLFIGILPPLVGTGIILSFGYGLTPAILMGIVFMSPAIAMLLPQFQANNILTTKLGRTIVSSTVIIDALSLLLLSVFLQFATGGGPSVSSLLVYPFAMVLLGAFAWVLPRVRWLVVPRPAKDAPDMFERELRFTILVLIGLVVFFEFIGLHAIIAGFFGGMILSHAMDSAIIKAKLHAISYGFFVPIFFVSVGANTDLSVFTEGLRPLIITFVVVVALVISKFFSGWIGARLSGLDNLSSMLVGSSAIPQLATALAVAFLGFGEGILPPELLSAVIGMVIVTSVVAPIFVSILSRRIMSQAHPTTRSNALSEMPSSDVHA, from the coding sequence ATGCAAGAATTTATCCCATTTTTTATTATATTGCTCATTGCCGTAGTCTTCTCTTGGGCGTTTGCTCGAGCGCGCATTCCATGGGTAGTGTCGCTTATTGTTGGTGGAATCATTGCCGGTCCAAATGGCTTCGGTTGGTTCAGCGGTAACGAGACCATAGATTTCCTGGCAACTATCGGGTTGGTATTTTTGATGTTTATGGCGGGGCTGGAGGCAAAACTTTCGGAGCTAAAAGACATAAAAGCCGATATCGCGATAATCGGTCTGTTTATTGGAATATTACCGCCGTTGGTCGGGACAGGAATTATCTTGAGTTTTGGTTATGGTTTAACCCCCGCAATTCTTATGGGCATCGTGTTTATGTCGCCAGCAATTGCCATGTTGTTGCCACAATTTCAAGCCAACAACATATTAACAACCAAACTTGGGCGAACCATTGTTAGTTCAACGGTTATTATTGATGCACTGAGCCTGCTGCTGCTTTCAGTGTTTTTACAATTTGCAACCGGTGGCGGCCCAAGCGTGAGTTCGCTATTGGTTTATCCGTTCGCTATGGTTCTACTAGGAGCTTTTGCCTGGGTGCTGCCGCGGGTACGGTGGCTGGTTGTGCCGCGTCCCGCTAAGGATGCTCCCGATATGTTTGAGCGGGAATTACGCTTTACCATATTAGTCTTAATCGGCTTAGTGGTGTTCTTTGAGTTCATCGGTTTGCACGCTATAATTGCCGGTTTCTTCGGCGGCATGATCTTATCACATGCTATGGATAGCGCAATTATTAAAGCCAAGCTGCACGCCATTAGCTACGGGTTCTTTGTGCCTATATTCTTTGTGTCAGTTGGTGCGAACACCGATTTATCGGTTTTTACAGAAGGCTTGCGTCCGCTGATTATTACATTTGTTGTTGTGGTAGCACTGGTTATTTCAAAGTTTTTCAGCGGCTGGATCGGCGCACGGCTGAGTGGGCTTGATAATCTTTCTAGCATGTTAGTTGGATCGTCAGCAATACCGCAACTTGCAACTGCGTTAGCAGTAGCGTTTCTAGGTTTCGGGGAAGGTATTTTACCGCCAGAATTGCTTTCGGCTGTTATCGGCATGGTTATCGTTACCAGCGTCGTCGCTCCGATATTCGTAAGTATTTTAAGCAGAAGAATCATGAGCCAGGCTCATCCAACTACCCGCAGCAACGCCTTGAGCGAGATGCCATCATCCGATGTTCACGCCTAG
- a CDS encoding rhodanese-like domain-containing protein, translating to MPRSITAAELKDLRQNNKQTVVIDVLAPESYEARHIPGAINIPNGPELIHEVEKQNIDKDTPLVVYCSSATCGASPAAAASIEKAGFTNVADFDDGLAGWQDAGFGFEGSAA from the coding sequence ATGCCACGATCAATCACGGCAGCAGAACTAAAAGACCTACGACAAAACAATAAGCAAACCGTTGTCATAGACGTACTTGCGCCAGAAAGTTACGAAGCACGTCATATTCCAGGTGCTATAAACATACCTAACGGACCAGAATTAATCCACGAGGTAGAAAAGCAAAACATCGACAAGGATACGCCGCTTGTTGTGTATTGTTCTTCGGCAACGTGTGGGGCTAGTCCCGCCGCCGCTGCTTCAATCGAGAAAGCTGGTTTTACAAACGTGGCTGATTTCGACGACGGCCTAGCAGGCTGGCAAGATGCAGGCTTTGGTTTTGAAGGATCCGCTGCTTAA
- a CDS encoding glutaredoxin family protein — translation MSKITIYSTSTCGYCKMLKSYLQNHDITYDEKIADEDQSLAKELYEKSGQLGVPFTIIEQDNGEEVSVLGFDRHKIDHALGLAK, via the coding sequence ATGTCTAAAATAACAATCTATAGTACGTCAACCTGCGGGTATTGCAAAATGCTCAAGAGCTACCTGCAAAACCACGATATAACGTACGATGAGAAGATAGCCGATGAAGACCAGTCACTCGCCAAAGAATTGTATGAGAAAAGCGGTCAACTTGGTGTGCCGTTTACAATCATTGAGCAAGATAATGGCGAAGAAGTGAGCGTGCTTGGTTTTGACAGGCACAAGATTGACCATGCACTCGGTCTTGCCAAATAA
- a CDS encoding winged helix-turn-helix domain-containing protein produces the protein MQSTSIHNPQLTNSEERLIYIMQLLGDKTRYKLFKLLMSRQEMCVSEIADELDISPSAVSQHFRNFEIVGLVDKQRFGQRICYVLKNQDDLVHKIEQIAVEESK, from the coding sequence ATGCAATCAACTAGCATTCATAATCCACAACTAACCAACTCGGAAGAGCGGCTAATTTATATCATGCAACTACTTGGCGACAAGACGCGTTATAAGTTGTTCAAATTGCTCATGTCTCGCCAGGAAATGTGCGTTTCAGAAATAGCAGATGAACTAGATATATCACCGTCAGCCGTATCGCAACACTTTCGTAATTTTGAGATTGTCGGGCTAGTTGATAAGCAACGGTTCGGACAGCGCATATGTTATGTTTTGAAGAACCAGGATGATTTAGTTCATAAGATCGAACAAATCGCGGTTGAAGAAAGTAAATAA
- a CDS encoding DUF368 domain-containing protein, which yields MVTRQAKNTKLSNNSSKSNRKFNLFGIGAFMGLADLVPGVSGGTIAFIFGIYEELVAAIKSVTSKTITLTLKGNIIAAFRSVPFNFLVPLLGGIVLAIFTMAGLVSYLIDNHTTYIYAAFFGLIVGSVYVVSQRLPRWRMQDKLALVAGAVSVFLIVGLTAGDLPATPLVFFLTGLVAFCAMILPGISGSLIMLIIGSYTAVLQAVSDKNISLLLFLVIGGAIGLALFSRLLSWLLLSHHNVVVALLIGMMIGSLRKVWPWQEIVEGDLTRNVLPSIDLKLLLVFIIIVVAAILIVRLGQRGIIHDHRLEDIRQ from the coding sequence ATGGTGACAAGACAAGCTAAAAATACAAAACTGTCAAATAACTCAAGTAAGTCAAACCGCAAGTTTAACCTGTTTGGAATCGGTGCTTTTATGGGTTTGGCAGATTTGGTTCCGGGAGTTTCCGGCGGTACAATCGCCTTTATTTTTGGTATATACGAAGAGTTAGTGGCGGCCATTAAAAGTGTCACAAGCAAGACAATCACACTTACTTTGAAAGGTAACATCATCGCCGCCTTTCGCAGTGTGCCGTTTAATTTTTTGGTTCCGTTGCTTGGCGGTATCGTGTTGGCTATTTTTACTATGGCCGGTCTTGTCTCGTACTTGATTGATAATCACACGACTTATATTTACGCTGCCTTTTTTGGGCTGATAGTCGGCTCAGTCTATGTTGTAAGCCAGCGGTTACCACGTTGGCGTATGCAGGATAAGCTGGCGTTGGTCGCAGGCGCAGTGTCAGTGTTTTTAATCGTCGGCTTAACTGCCGGTGATTTGCCAGCCACGCCTTTGGTGTTTTTCTTGACTGGTCTCGTGGCATTTTGCGCCATGATACTACCAGGTATTTCCGGATCATTAATCATGTTGATAATTGGTTCTTATACGGCAGTGTTGCAGGCTGTGTCGGATAAGAATATCTCACTACTACTGTTTTTAGTTATCGGCGGGGCAATAGGGTTAGCGCTGTTTTCGCGGTTGTTGTCATGGCTACTACTGTCTCATCACAACGTAGTAGTTGCGCTGCTTATCGGTATGATGATTGGCTCGCTCCGTAAAGTATGGCCCTGGCAAGAAATTGTAGAAGGTGATTTAACGCGTAATGTTTTGCCGTCTATTGACCTAAAGCTACTTTTGGTTTTCATCATAATAGTAGTGGCCGCGATATTAATTGTCCGGCTTGGTCAGCGAGGTATCATTCACGATCATCGTCTCGAAGATATCCGACAATAG
- a CDS encoding flavodoxin family protein has translation MHKQNTAYNDLKALFINCSIKQDKAQSHTQTLMDKAASVMSEQGVKIEHRYALDYEIAFGMVKDGNQEGQTDDWPMIQQKIMDADILVIGTPIWLGAKSSVATQVIERMYAYSGDMNHKNQYAYYGKTGGCVITGNEDGAKHCAMDILYAMGHIGYTIPPQADCAWLGEAGPGPSYGDTEWDGKVLNPPAGFDNQFTNRNTTFMAWNLMHMARLLKDNNGLPAVGNTTEGWQEVTNAASDNPEYR, from the coding sequence ATGCATAAACAAAATACAGCCTATAACGATCTAAAAGCACTATTTATAAATTGCTCGATTAAGCAGGATAAAGCGCAATCGCACACACAGACATTGATGGATAAAGCAGCCAGTGTCATGAGCGAGCAAGGAGTGAAGATTGAGCATCGCTACGCGCTTGATTATGAAATCGCCTTTGGCATGGTCAAAGACGGCAACCAAGAAGGGCAAACTGATGATTGGCCGATGATTCAGCAAAAAATTATGGATGCCGACATTTTGGTGATTGGAACCCCGATATGGCTTGGCGCAAAGTCAAGTGTTGCTACCCAAGTTATTGAGCGGATGTACGCCTATAGCGGCGACATGAACCACAAAAATCAGTATGCTTATTATGGCAAGACAGGCGGGTGTGTTATTACGGGTAATGAAGACGGAGCAAAGCATTGCGCGATGGATATCTTGTATGCTATGGGGCATATTGGTTACACCATACCGCCGCAGGCAGACTGTGCGTGGCTGGGTGAGGCTGGACCAGGTCCGAGTTACGGAGACACCGAGTGGGACGGTAAGGTGCTTAATCCGCCGGCTGGTTTTGATAATCAGTTTACCAATCGAAACACCACTTTCATGGCTTGGAATTTAATGCACATGGCACGCTTGTTAAAAGACAACAATGGTCTGCCAGCAGTAGGTAACACCACGGAGGGATGGCAAGAGGTTACTAATGCTGCAAGTGACAACCCCGAATATCGATAA
- a CDS encoding GNAT family N-acetyltransferase: MSNPEFCPEPPQRVTFRGIETGPNDLQLEFEIDDYTYLNATHNTITGMFGIATVNVRPDLRRQGVGTRLLQAAFDTALDYEARFIHATLRSRESIDLMQGFFGKDAVSIDRLGSYAQDYVPDFANNNAKLFFEIDPSEL, from the coding sequence ATGTCGAACCCAGAGTTTTGCCCAGAACCACCACAACGGGTGACTTTTAGAGGTATTGAGACAGGCCCGAATGATCTGCAACTTGAGTTTGAAATTGATGATTATACTTATCTTAACGCGACTCACAACACGATAACCGGTATGTTTGGTATCGCCACCGTGAATGTTCGTCCAGATCTACGCAGGCAAGGTGTTGGTACACGATTATTGCAAGCGGCTTTTGATACTGCGCTAGACTATGAAGCAAGATTTATCCATGCAACACTCAGATCTCGTGAATCGATTGACTTAATGCAAGGATTTTTTGGTAAAGACGCAGTCTCAATCGACAGACTTGGAAGTTATGCTCAAGATTACGTCCCAGACTTTGCCAACAACAATGCAAAACTCTTTTTTGAGATTGACCCCAGCGAACTCTAA